In Lycium barbarum isolate Lr01 chromosome 9, ASM1917538v2, whole genome shotgun sequence, the DNA window GCAAGTTATGGCTATCTCAAGAGAAGTACATTGATCGGGTACTTGAGAGATTCAACATGAATAATACCAAACCAATTAGTGTTCCACTTGCGAATCACTTCAAGTTGAGCAAAAGAACATGTCCCACATCCAAGGAAGAGATCGGGGAGATGTCAGCGGTACTCTATTCTTCAGCGATTGGAAGTCTGATGTATGCCATGGTATGCACACGGCCAGATATCGCTCATGCAGTGGGTACAGTGAATCGTTTTCTCTCTAACCCCGGGAAGGAGCATTGGGAGGCAGTCAAATGGATTCTCAGATATTTGACGGGTACCACGAAGTTATGTCTTTGCTACGGTGGAGCTTATCCAGTCTTGGAAGGCTATACAGATGCTGATATGGCCGGAGATATTGATAGTAGAAATCTACTTCAGGATATATCTACACTTTTGCAGGGGGAGCTGTTTCTTGGCAATCAagattgcagaagtgtgtcgcttTATCTACAACAGAAGCAGAATACATTGCTGCCGTTGAAGCTGGTAAAGAAATGTTATGGCTAAAGCGCTATCTCCAAGAACATGGGATCCAGCAGAAAGAGTACAAGatacattgtgacagtcagagtgctctagacttgagcaagaactccatgtaccattccCGTACAAAACATATTGATGTTCGGTATCACTGGATACTGGATACGCGAGACGATTGATCAACAACTGTTGAGACTAGTGAAGATCAACACAAAGGAGAATCCATCagacatgctgaccaaggtggtaccgagagacaagtttgaattgtgcaaagaacttgtcggcatacactcaaactaaaagccagtgtaccctccttcaggtgtatgggactggagggggagatttgttgggtccatcccataatttgaggaaggaaacatctctctcattttaaggaagaaaacaaggaatAAAACATTTCCCTTGTATAATATCCTTGAGAGATTTGTGAGGTTTTTTTTTAGAGTTTTTTTGAGCTTGTATGTCTCTTCTTTCTATTCTTGAAAGTAATAGAAGTATTTTTCTCTCATATTAGCTCGATACTATAATTCCACCACCAACAATTTCAAGCTATTGAAGGATAGATATGCTTAGTGAGATATATCACAAGAACTAAAATTAGAATTTACCAATAACTGAGGGCTCCAAAAGTGCTATTAACCCTATATAGAATTTCAATAGTGTAGTTGGATCATTTGGCGCTGCTTTACATATTTGGAAGCAAACGCCAAATATTATACAACTGACAACCTGATGAACTTACCTGATATCAATTGCCATTACATCAGGGTTGCTCCTTGCAGGTGGAAGGGTATAATTTGGTGAAAAGGCCTAATAGAATATAAAATAACAAATCAATTTTCACTTGAGACTGGAGAAATATTTTCTCATTAAAGCAGGTACCAACCTTATTACAAATTTCACAGGTGATGTCTCCTTTTTTGTTGCACCATCTCTGAATACATTTCCTATGAGCAAACTGCACATCCAATCGATGACAAAAATTTCAATACTCAGCTTTTTAATCTAATGGTGTACTTAAAGAAATGGACATATTGAAGCGAGCCAAAAAGTGGTTATCTTTAttaaaaagtgcttattttagaaaGTTGAGGTATTTGGCCAAGCCTTTTAGCAGTAACAGAAACTTCTTTTCATAAGCTAAAAAAAGTAGTTCTTCCCAACAGCACTTTTAGGACATTAGCCAAGCACAAAGTACTACTTTGATATAGGCAAAAACGTTTTTaaattgattagtcaaacacaaacgGTTACTATGCAAAAGTACTTTCTCGAAAAGCACATCTAATAAAATGTGTAACATAAAAATTGGGCATAAAAGGGAAGCAAATCTAGTAGCACTATGCTTCCAAAAGGGCATTAAAGATGATCATTCAATTGTAATACATAAAGATAGTCCTTAAGATCCAATTCAATATCTTATTCTGAAAAAAGCTTTTAAAGTGGCTCAAAACTGAATCCAAAAACTCCCATTAACCCATTTGTAGGATCCACAATAACTGAAAGAGCATTTACGCCAACATTTTGACATTTGAATACTAGCATCAATTATACATAAACTCCCATAAATGTAAAAAACAAAAATCCCAATATAACTGACATGTAGCAGTAGCCACTTGGGAAAAGTAAACAACTTTTTTTCTAACCCCTATTTAACTTATTCAATCATAAAGAGTCACAAATAATAATAGCGAGAATAAGACAACTGATTTTTGGTGCATTTAATTGTTTGGTGCATATTTTCTGTCAGGTTAACTTTTTTCTTCAACAAGGGTAGAATATTCAAAATCCACATTTAATGAGAACAGAAAAGTTTGGTGACCAAGCACAATTAATGATTTTTTCTAGATAAGAACAAAAATAACTCCTAAAGTTGCACAGCACAAGGCATTCACCATgtgaataataaaaaaatatgcaCAAACATCAAAAATTAAAAGGATTAAAAATATTAAACTTACAACTCCCTAAGTACACCATATGATACCCATGGAACCTTTTTTGTAAAAGACAATTTTTTTACTTTACAAAAAATTGGTCTTGGCCAAAAAGGTCATATGGGTTAGTGTAATTATCTTTGACTATTTTATTATGGTTTTACATAGGGAGTTGCTAAAgctaattaattaaacaaatagaagtagaagaagaagaaaattttaGTCTTCCTCAAAGACACATCAAAAGCATCAATCTTTCATTTTATATTGAAGAAAAACCAACAAACCAAggaaagagaaagaaattttttgtACGCCAGACACATTTCCCAAGCCAAAGCAAAGAAAAAGTGGTACCAAAACTTAAAACTtgtaaacaaaacaaaaatcaagtataagaatcaaccaaagaaaaaaaggagGAAATATAACTAGCAAACAAAGGAAAGAGAAGGACTAAATAAAACACATTTTCCAAGCCCAATCGAGGAAAGCAATTTAGAAGGGTagcaaaaattgaaatttataaCCAAACTTTCAacattaagaaacaattatttttCCAAAAAGTAAGATTAAAGAAACCCCCCCAAAAAAAGGATTAATCTTTTGTAAACATTTGAAATGAAAAACAAGAATACAAATAACACACATTTCCTAAGCCAACCCAAGAAAGCAAATAAAAAAGGGTTAGCAAAAATTGAAACTTATAATCAAAATTTCAACGTTAagaaacaacttttttttttcaaaataataaGATTAAATCAACcccagaaagaaaaaaaaaatagaccaaAAGAAAAAGTGGTAGCAAAACTTAAACTTGTGACAAAAAAATTTCAAACATAAGAaacaaattaaacaaaaaaaaaaagaattaaccaGAACCATCAAATAAAAGGAAAGAGAAGAAAACTTACACCCATTTGAATTGAAGAAACAAGAGGAAAAGAGTAGAAATAATGCAAAAGGGTAACAAAAACTGAAACTTATaaccaaaatttcaacttcaagaAACAGTCTTTTTTTCAAATAATATTAAAGCAACCCCAGAAAGAAATATAttaaatcaaaagaaaaaaaaaaggaaagaggagAAAACTCTTACACCtatttgaacttttttttttaaaagcagaAATAACATTCATTTCAAAATCCAACCCAAGAAAGCAAATTAAAAAGGTAACAAAAACTGAAACTTATAACCAAAATTTCAACATTAAAgaataaaatattttcaaaaaaaataagattaaaacaaccgcacaaaaaaaaaaaaaaactttctttttGGGTAGGAAAGATTAAACTTTTGTATCCATTTGAAATGAAAAACAAGAGTACAATTAACACACATTTCCTATGCTAACAACTCAAGAAAGCAAATAAAAACAGGTAGCAAAACCACTCAAACTTGTAACCAAAATTTCAACATTAAAGAAACAATTTTTTCAAAATAATAAGATTAAagcaaccacaaaaaaaaaaaaaaaaaaaaaaaaaacttttttacaAATAACACACATTTCCTAAGCCAACCCaagaaagcaaataaaaaaagatatcaaaaaaactgaaaacttaTAACCAAAATTTCAACATCAAGAAACAGTTTTTCTTCAAAATTAAAGCAACcccagaaaggaaaaaaaaattggacctTGAGTGTTCCATTGCAAGCACAAGGAGTTTCCATATCattttcttcatcttcttcttgaCAAATTCTACACTCTCTAACAACACTGCCCTTTGAACAACCCTCACCATTAACACTATTATTCTTAATATTATGAACTGTTTCTTCAACATTCAAATTTGTATCATTTGTTGTACCATCAACAACATTAGTCAAAAGACTTTGTTGTGAATCTCCAAAACATGTTGTTGTTATTATGATCCTATCCACGCATACCATAAACTCATCcaccatttttataaaaaaaaaaatgttttttttttttttttttggtctagagAAGGAAGGAGAAAACAATGTTTTACAGTAGATGAAAGTTGTAGTGGTAGGAGAGAGGAAAAAAGAGAGTGCGGAATGGTGGATTATAAAGGTGGAgttttttatttttcaagttgCGGATTTTACGATAGGGGCTTGTATTTATCTATAGAACATGACAAAAATGGTCCATTATATTTTTTGTATTAGGTTCTGCGTAGTCCTATAAGAATCACTTGATcaattttggtcctttaaattgTTTTATCTCCATCAGATATTTTCCGAgctctaaggggtcgtttggtagcctGTTAAAGTTATGCCGGTATTATTTATGAAggaaattatttattattttatacagGAATTAGTTATGTAGGGTTAAGTTTATTCATAGTTGTTCCGCCTTTTATCGTATGAAAAGCAATACATAGATtctctcataacttatacatgtattagttatgcgggtaTCTAAATTACAAATTAAACACGGTATTGATATTATTCATGAATAACTTATCTCATAACGAGCTACCAAACGTGGCATTACTTATGCAAGATTTAATACTTGCATAACTCACTTCCAAACCAGCTGCCAGACAACCCCTAAGAGGTCATTTGGTTTGTGGAATAAGGTGGATATCTCAAGATTAAGTTTGTGATTAAATTTAGACCTTGTTTGATTGAAGGTATAACTAATCCTAGGATAAGTTTATACTTTCAACCAAGCAGAGTATTAATTTAGACTCAAACTTAATCCTGAGATATCCCACCTTATTCCATCAAATTTGGTGTTATTTTATTTCACCTTCCAGGTGGATTAATTTAGTCCAAGAATTATAATCTCATCATTATAATTTCGGGATAACTTAGTCCGCGAACCAATCGACCCCTAATTGTCAAATTTAATTGACATGGTGAAAATAGAAATATTTAtcgagaattcacatttagaagtACATATGTTGTGGTTGACATTATTTTTTATCTATTTTTAGAATCTAATTCAACTTTTTGAGGTGCAATATTTGtctgtttttgtttattttttgtgTCTGGTGTAGTTTTTTATGTTTGCTTCTGAAATTttgttagaatttttttttttttttacaatatcGATTAAACTTAACAATTAGAGTTTGATAAATAATTGATAAAACTAAACATTCTTACTTTTGACAAATTTTAAAAAGTCAAACAAATTGTTCAATTGATACTTAAAGGACTATTTGAACTTATTACCAAAaaataagggactatttttatcattttctcttATTATCTGaagggaaaatgacctaataatactacttaagactctatattacaaaatataagaattttttttttttacaaaatataccaacttaattacaaaacataacggatctgaaaaaaataaaagtccaccctttcc includes these proteins:
- the LOC132609327 gene encoding uncharacterized protein LOC132609327, giving the protein MVDEFMVCVDRIIITTTCFGDSQQSLLTNVVDGTTNDTNLNVEETVHNIKNNSVNGEGCSKGSVVRECRICQEEDEENDMETPCACNGTLKFAHRKCIQRWCNKKGDITCEICNKAFSPNYTLPPARSNPDVMAIDIRQAWGPGMDIRNPHFLAFAAAEREFLQSEYDDYAIASSGSLVCFRYVAIILMLLLLIRQTLMVTRDFAMVQDSSTFFNFQISLLQLAAFLLPCYVMARTWYMIQCRRRRQG